Within the Sebastes umbrosus isolate fSebUmb1 chromosome 5, fSebUmb1.pri, whole genome shotgun sequence genome, the region caaacacTTTTGtcatacttgagtatttccattttatgctactttattatactaatattgtacttttcactccactacatttatttgacacatatagtatgccataaaaaggtaaaagaaaactcatagtatacagtatatgctatgAAAAGTCTAAAGAAAGTCATTGTATGGTAatccaaaaaaaatgtcaaaaagttctagtataatatgtcataaaatagttataaaaaaagaaaagtcatagtatagtctgccATAAAAAACGtcaaaaagtcatggtatataTGTCAtagaaaatgtcataaaatatatatttttaaactcATAGTTTAGTATGCCATAAATAATGTACAAGAAAAGTAATTATATAGTATGgaattaaaatgtcataaaaaagtcgtagtataacGTCATAAAATAGTTATAAAAAAGTTGTATCATAtagttacattttacattttactttttatactctaattacattttgatgataatacttctgtacttttacttgagtaacattttgaattcaggactttttcttgtaatggAGTAATTTTAAACTATGGTATAAATGGGTTATGGATgtaaagtattttctttttttctatttcaacctaaaatagaaaataaaagtcttccTGTGGACAGGTGAATTGCCATTTTGCTACAAACATTAAACATAGTGGATCTGGTCcttgtgtttaaatgtatgttacAGTTCTAATGTTTCTGGGATGTCCAtatcaaataaactaaactaaacactggACACCAGCTAGAGATGTAGACTGAATGTTTGATTTGTGTTAATGATGTTTGCCTCATCATTTATCCTTGTTGCCATGTTCTTCTTCTCAGGGTGCCAAAGGCTCTCAGACTACTTTGAAGGAGTGAAGAAAAACTATGAAGCTGCAGCACAAGTCCTCAAACACAACTGTGAAACAAACGGACACGGAGAGAGCTGCTATAAACTGGGGGCGTACCATGTCACAGGCAAAGGTAAAAACATTCATGTATGGCACTAATACTATGACATTCATTATTAAGCAAAGTACAATGTACTTTTTAATCTACTACATGTATAGCTGTATTGAAGTCACAGGTAACATTGCAGGATAAAGTTTTACAAACAAACtatatgaaaacaaaatgaagtATAATGCTTTCTTGGAGTTTAAATTATCCATCAGTATCTGGGATAGTTAGTAACTGGACCAACGTTTTAGTTTGCTTAAATGAGTAGCTGGTTACGtgattgtaaaaaaacaacaacaaaacaaaacaaaaatccattatcaaaatggtcaaaatttcaaacatttgctgtttaatacttttttctttttcatatgattataaatacatttagtctctgaaatcaatgaataattttcataaataatcgttatctcaatattgatcaaaataatcctgattatcattttggccataatcgtgcagccgaCAGGTAATGtgtctattttatttatgaaatatatTGCAAGACATTGTTTTTGGTGGCAGGCTAAAACAAAGTTTACTCTGTTTGAACATCATCATATTACAGTTTTTAATCTCACGTAACCACAAATAGATGCATTACCTCagctgtgatttaaaaaaaagaaaaagaattgTGTCAAAAAGAAGTTGCATCTTTCTTTCATTAGCTTCAGCCAGATCAAGATCTGTACGACTactgtgattatcattttggccataatcttGCATCCATGCGTCTGTCTACTTTTTATTCaagtgatggatttgaattctTCCCACCAGGTGGAGTGACTGAGTGTCTGAAAACAGCCTACTCCTGCTTCATGCGCTCCTGCAACTCCAAAGGAAAGAAGTCTATAGACGCCTGCCATAACGTCGGTCTGCTGGCCCACGATGGACGAGCTAGTGACGAAGGACCTGACATCACGGTGGCTCGGCAGTACTACGAGAAGGCCTGCTCTGGTGGCTTCGCTCCGTCCTGCTTTAACCTCAGTGCTTTGTACATTGAGGGCAACTCCAAAGGACTGGCACCGGATATGAATCAGGCTTTTAAGTATGCTACCAGGGCCTGTGAGCTGGGACACGTGTGGGGCTGCGCAAACGCCAGTCGTATGCACAAACTCGGGCACGGCACAGAGAAGGATGAGAAGAAAGCTGAGGAGCTGAAGAATCGAGCGAAGGAGCTGCATGGTTTAGAGAAGGAAAGGCAGCTCAAATTTGGGGAGTGAATGTGACACTTGGTTAAATTATCGTTGATTTGGTTTGCCTACACGTCTGCTGTTCAGTCAGGTTGTTTGTGGGGAcaagtttatgtgtgtgcaaaaagaaaacctgttcaAAGGTAGGAGAGGATATGTTGTTTAAAAAAGAAGGTTAAATGGATGTTTACCTCATTTACAGTGAGTCAACAGTCAAATTCAGGGAGCAGTGTTTACCTATTATTATTTCGGCCACATGTATAGATGATGTAAATGTGAAAGCAATAAAATGAACTATGATTCATGTAAAGTAGTTGGTTATTAATAATGTCTTTGAAGGGCTATGATTTGTGGTATAGAAAAAATTAGGCACAAGCATATAAGGTAAAAGGGCAGTTTGAACTCTGTGTACTATCCTCAGATCAGCTTCAGATTGTCACATGCATCAACCTTCATATAATACTATGCATAAATATCCATTGTATATGTTGTTAGTACGGTATGCCACataatttactttaatttaaacAAACCTTGCGTAACATGACAAATGTGCGGCCTGAAATCTCGAAGCTCGAAGCTCCCGAGGCCCTTTTCTGCAGGTCATcacctctctccccctttcataactataaaggcaaaaagccccaacaaaatataaaaaaaacaaacatgtgatATGATACAGTACTATAGGCTACTAATCTATCTCCATAcctctacttcactacatttcagagggaaatattgtactttttactgcactatttTACTCTTAAAATTAatagttactttttacattaaaaaaaacatatataatacGATGCATAATATTAATGcaaagtttctgaatacgggctgtgtgtatttccctgtggatttagTGTTTCGATActctcacagtatttatataggacttaagcctgctttataatttaaaaaaacatgaaaatctcactttttaataatatgggacctttaactggtGGGGCACTACTGTGGTTTGACCACTAGATAGAGCCACAATCAAAGATATGAACTTTGCGCCTTTTTTAAATCTCAcagtgagctgctgctgctttatatCCTGAGCTCTCTACAATAGACACTGCTACTTCTACCATCTGCCAACATTAATAACTGACACTGTATTAGCAACCTGTGGTTAATGTTAGACGCTGACAAAAGGTCTCTTGTTTATTTATAAGGAACTAAAGCTGATGTGTgttggaggatgatgatgatgatgatgggcgGATTGAATGGTCTGCTCGGAGCTCTCTAAGCTCCGCCCCCGTTAGCCGTTcgttagtgatgggaattccggctctttttagtgagccagatcatttggcttagctcaccaagaagagccggctctttcggctcccaaacagCTCTTCGTTTTAcaacttctgcctttttataattcagacaaatttagctttagctgttttgccctatgattagtatggctgcacatatatcacttaaagggactagaaatcagaaatgcttgttaacagcgacacctatggccatgaagtcaacgaaagtcagcgtcgggctcaagcttgtgctcgctctaaatagacatgaacgagcatcgctcaaaacagtgaggtgacacacgtcagctaaaaccaaaatatcactctatatttcacctgctttgcagtaatgttagctgaccagacgaaggtctctccatgaatcagtgctgatcctagtgttggctttttctgcttcagcctccggggctgaagcaggaagagaaacgttatcgtctctgaccacggtggagggagacaccggcacccggtcagaaacgataatgtttctcgctgcggagccccgttacttcacaagacacggaaaacctctgttggtgtggaggagctgcagcagttatttctgcacaaacgtccactgtacattcactagatattctcggagctactaactctcctgcagtgtgtagtgtgcgcgcatggacgtgaggtggagcgagctgaggagcagagtacagcagagactccggccctggagaccaaagctacggtctcccccgcgtactatGACCcccgccaacactgttttgcaagacggtcttcactagatataactttgtggatttggtgtttccgtgtagtttgtgttggagtctgatggtacgtgtccacagggagtctgaacagcgtagccacacgcgagcgcgcatgggaaaacGACTCGGTatatttatacctgtaaaaagttaaaaacagtccctttaattaaagaaaaaataagaaaaaaaacggctctcgaacgggagccggctcttatcgatcacttaaaagagccggctctttgaaccggctcgttcgtgaccgacacatcactagtgAGTCTCTTCTCAGCTCTCATTCAAAACAGAACACAGCTGTTGCTGTTGGAAGCGCATCGTCGTGTCCTGAAACGTTAGCTCTAAAAAACCTGTTATCTCTTCTGCTGCTGGCCTCTGATGTACCCACTGGAATACcaacagaagaaagaagaagacaacGTTTCACTTCGGTGAGTTACAGAACTGTAGAGGTTAAGGTTTGTTATCTTTGAAGACATCATTAACCGTTGAGGCTAGCTAGCTACCGTTAAGCCCCACCAACGGTTTTTgggatgtgtttgtttttatacgCAGGATGCTCCGTTATTATCAAAGTAGATACATCAAGAGGTGGAGATAACAGAGAAACcatgtttattattatgttttatttattattatctgcAGGTGGTGTGCAGAGGgttttattttaaccattatttaTTCTCCACCCACGTGAAGACACAgtctcccaccaccaccactcctcACTCCGCACACCGAGAAGCAGCTTTGAtataatgctaataataaatCATGCGCTCCCTTCAACAAGCTAGCGAATCAAGCtagcagcatgctaacatgtggACACCTTGTTTTGAGAAGTAAGTGAGTTAGCATTTAGTGATTTACTTTGTTTACTTTACACAGTTGGCTTCTGTTTTTAGGTGGACTGGAGGACTTTATGTCCCGTTTGTACTGTTAGCACCAAcagctatataaataaacctcCAGCAGAGAAGGCAGAGAAGCTGCTGTATCTCCGGGTGTAACTAGCTCGTTGGCGGTGAACCCCCTGCACGGTTTACCCTCCAGGGAGTGTTTTGGGTGTGGCGTGGGTTCACCCACCACGAACAATACTGTGTGTACAGCCACAGCCTATCTTGTCTCTGTCTGCCAGAACATATCTCGGTTATAGAAGAAGCACAAAAGAGGAGTCGTGAGGGTGTTTTTGAGAGCATAATAAGCTAGAGAGGTTCCCTCCAAGATCAGCTGTTTGTGTTACTCAAATAAAACCCTGATATCTCACCAACAACACCCAGAATCAGCCAACATGTGCCTGACTACTGTCCTTTAAGGTAATCTAATTTGCTGATCAATAGTGTGAGATTTAACACAGACCCAGACCCAACATTAAATACAATTTATGAGGTGCTTTACTAgagtatttcaattttatgctactttctacttctactccactacatctcagagggtaatattgtactttttactggacatttatttgacacttatAGTTAATAGTTACTTTTTTACACAAAATAACATGCTTACATCAATGACACAGTACTATACGAATCTACCCAGTATACAAAGTATATAATATTGGCTCCACATTGacaaactacaacattaaaatgctttttCGACCCTTTTAaattacttgagtatttacattttatgttaatttatactttttaaatacaattttgcatatttttgtaCTACAATTATTCAACAGCTTTAGTAACTAGTTATTTTGCATGAAGCaaatccagaaaaaaatcatctaatacattatgatgtattatcacagtttacccagcagtatataacgTACTTAAACTTAGCTTCACCTTTACCAgcagcaacattaaagtgatgaacacattaatgcatcactatttatttttgatactttaagtatattttgatgctaatacttttgtacttaagtaagactttgaatgcaagacttttacttgtaacaaagtatttttacactgtactattgctgctgttactgcagtaaaaggtcttaatacttcttccaccactggttgtaTCACAGCTGAGATGAAGGCATGTTGACCGTTTAATGTCAAATGAATCTGTGACAATGGTGGTCTGACATGTTCTATCACAATCTGCATTGCTAAAACGTTGAGAGCTGTCTAACCAAATTTTGTGTGTCATTGTTCCCTTAGTTTGTGAGAATATCCACAGATATGTTCATATCATGGGAGCACACACACTTGAGTGGGCTAGCTCTATTAGCTGTCACACAGTATTAGCTTTTTCTGTATTAGGCCGCCTTTTTTCTTAAACAAAGCCTCCCTCTGCTCAGACCTCCGGCTCCTATCTAACACACTCTTTGTCAGTGTCCTGTGTGACGCTCGTTCGCTCGCTCCCCGTTTTAAAGGACTCTGAGGAATGTTCCATATCGATATTTAGTATGGCTGTGTGGAGCTGCTGTTCTCAACACTTAACATATGACCCAGAGGTCACTGGTCCAGACTCATGACTGACATGCCTTTTACAGTGCTGTGGTGTCGTGTTATGTAGTAAAGACTGAAACAGTCTCATTTGGCTTCAGCAGACGTCTTTAACTGTAAAATAGATGCAGAATCTAtctattctagggctgtcaattaattagaattgttaatcacaattaatcacacattttttatctcttcaaaataaaccttaaagggatatttgtcaagtatttaatactcttattagcatgggagtgggaaaatatgctgctttatgcaaatgtatgaatatatttataattagaaatcaattaacaacacaaaacaatgacaaatattgtccagaaaccctcccaggtactgcatttagcataaaaaatatgcacaaactgcagcccaacaggcaacaacagctgtcagtgtgctgacttgactatgacttgccccaaactgcatgtgattatcataaagtgggcatgtctgtaaaggggagactcgtgggtacccatagaacccatttaattcacatattttgaggtctgaggtcaagggacccctttgaaaatggccatgtcagttttatcctcgccaagatttagctcaagtttggagcgttatttagcctccttccttcattctagctttaaaactgagttaatgctttaaagaaattagtggcgttaaaacgaatttgcgttaattattttcgcgttaactttgacagccctaatctattAGATAAGTTGACAGTTGCAGTCGTGCTATTTTTGAAAGCATTGTTTGATTGAGTGGTTAGATAAAACTGGACCAAAAGAAGAGATGAAATCTAATTATTTCCAAATGCAGgaggtcctctctcctccatatGTCAGAGAAGGAATCTGTTTGGAATAACTTTTGGTTTTTACTCTTCAGGCTAAGTTCAGGAGAGAGCTGCAAATTATAATAGATCACCAGTGAAAGTTTCAGCTACAGCGACAGTGTAGTGGGTGCAAAGGGTACATCTGAAACGTTTACTCAAGTAGTCTTAGTACGAGGGCTTAGGTTTTAATCCAATAGAATATGGTTGATTCAGTATTCTGTCCAGCGTGGAGATTTGCACTGTCGGTCTTAAGCAAGTCCCATCTGTACGCCTGTTTACAAATTCTGCATGAATTATCATTGTGTGTTTTAGGGTTCATCCGGTTCTCCGTCTCTCTTCCTGACTGTAAACAAAAAGCGTCACGTTGCATATCTGCTGCTTGCCAACAGAAACAGTGTGAGCGCCCGGAGGATATGCCGAAGCAACCCGCGATTAGAGTGCTGTTCTCGTTTTCAATTACATCACTTCTTTGAGTATAACGCATAATTATATCTATGGCTTAATGCTTTGTCTTTGCAAGGACGCGAGCCAAAAGTAACAAACATTTGGTCATGTTGCAACTAGAGGGAGAAAATTATTCCGAGGATATACCATCATAGATATTGCAGTTTTCCATTTCTGATTATACACAGTTTGGGTAATGCCGGGTATGCACTACTCGAGAATCAAGCCAATTTGGGGCCCGATTACCCCCTCCGACAATCATCAGCAAAGCCacgattttttgatggttcctAAGATTATCTTGCCAGATAtttctgtggtgtgaggtatgtttattacattatttaattataaacATACCTCAGTGTTTTTTACATTCCCCAATTGGCTCGGGAATCCATCCTGGCTGCACCgatctcaaatcgtaaatattaaacatgttcaatatttacaatcgaatatcctgttgtgtgtggggaacccagaggacagccgatgatgcagtcacgtgggaaagaatgATAGCCAATTGTGAACCAAGCTGAAGGAAGCAGAAGGACAACAACCGCCATCATGGcagagctaatgcaaaacgtgacgcataaagtagtagtaagatggacctcagaaatggaggaccaacttgttgatgtGTGGCAACAGCACAAGGGTTTATTTaacatgacttcatccatccatccttcatgaattttcagtacaaagtagtgcaaaaactaacaatgctaattcttcctgcctgtcGTCCGCCATAtctgtttacactaaagtttgATCATGAGAGATTTTGCAAGTCAGTCAAGTTCTTTTAgtcaggactcttgttgttcatgaatgaattctgttagtgtgttttggctgttttggccaaattgttgctcttcacacacactataggaacaaaactgttcatttttacataacatgtcgttatgtgtggagtctctcacattttcaaaatctgtttagatctgaaaaatcttttagtttgGGCCAGACTTAAGACTCCCCTCAATGTCATTTGAAGACACTTTTAAGAAACCGTCCCTCATGTAACTCTActttccacctccacctcctgggCTGAGCTAATCCCGGAGATGCCTCGTGTACGTGGGCCCATCTGTTCAGCGCTGTGGTATGGCTGCTCCGTCCATGGCCTGCAAATGTGATTAGTTGGAgattacatctgtgtgtgtgaaatgaaaCTCCCCTGTCAGAATCAGAGCCGAGTGTTTACAAGAGAAAAGGATAAAACACTGTAGG harbors:
- the LOC119488263 gene encoding cytochrome c oxidase assembly factor 7, producing the protein MAGLINFEDENEVMQFLDNLGVEYSFQCYKEKDPEGCQRLSDYFEGVKKNYEAAAQVLKHNCETNGHGESCYKLGAYHVTGKGGVTECLKTAYSCFMRSCNSKGKKSIDACHNVGLLAHDGRASDEGPDITVARQYYEKACSGGFAPSCFNLSALYIEGNSKGLAPDMNQAFKYATRACELGHVWGCANASRMHKLGHGTEKDEKKAEELKNRAKELHGLEKERQLKFGE